One window of Candidatus Thorarchaeota archaeon genomic DNA carries:
- a CDS encoding metal-dependent hydrolase yields the protein MEETRSYAVGHFAFGYILSKSTSTSLKIKLNIPLALALAVIPDVDIFIQKVIATFEHRGPTHSIIMASIVFVPIFIMYRTRAAPYFVALIQHSLVGDLIAGRSQILWPLTTQNYGSNVGIKDPTNIALEWAIFLVSIVVMVKTKDIADLLSRRASNLILIIPTFTVLLPTFMAYPMDVSLALVPPHVAYLVIFLASIIITCRKFLVMPRQA from the coding sequence TTGGAGGAGACTAGATCGTACGCAGTTGGTCACTTCGCTTTCGGCTATATATTAAGCAAGTCAACATCAACTTCGCTGAAAATAAAACTTAACATTCCGTTGGCTTTGGCGCTAGCTGTTATTCCAGATGTTGACATATTTATCCAAAAAGTGATCGCAACTTTTGAACATCGTGGCCCAACACACTCAATAATCATGGCAAGCATAGTCTTCGTTCCGATCTTCATTATGTACCGTACACGAGCAGCACCATATTTTGTAGCCTTGATTCAACATTCTTTAGTGGGAGATTTAATAGCTGGCAGAAGCCAAATTCTCTGGCCATTAACAACGCAAAACTATGGGTCGAACGTAGGCATAAAAGACCCAACAAACATAGCGCTAGAATGGGCAATATTCCTTGTCTCGATTGTTGTCATGGTCAAAACGAAGGATATTGCCGATTTGCTATCACGACGCGCCTCGAACCTCATCTTGATAATCCCAACTTTTACAGTGCTACTTCCAACATTCATGGCATATCCGATGGATGTTTCGCTTGCACTTGTACCGCCACATGTTGCATACCTTGTCATCTTTCTAGCATCTATAATTATTACGTGCCGAAAATTCTTAGTTATGCCTAGGCAAGCTTGA